One stretch of Candidatus Leptovillus gracilis DNA includes these proteins:
- a CDS encoding phosphate ABC transporter ATP-binding protein, whose translation MYALTIKDLNVWYGKNQALKNVSLNIPQRQITAVIGPSGCGKSTLLKSLNRLLDLNEDVKVNGQVFYDNVDIYSPDVDVTAVRTRIGLLAQKPFPLPMSIYDNVAYGPRIHGLSNGQSIDEIVESRLKAVGLWEEVSGRLKAPAAGLSVGQQQRLCLARALAVQPDVLLCDESTASLDPISARGIEELLSSFREQYTLVMVTHDIDQARRLADHVVFMWLGELVEHGPAKRFFAEPKEALTQAYLAREIG comes from the coding sequence ATGTACGCTTTAACCATCAAAGATTTAAACGTCTGGTACGGTAAAAACCAGGCGCTGAAGAACGTTTCGCTGAACATTCCCCAGCGGCAAATAACGGCCGTTATCGGACCCTCCGGCTGTGGTAAGTCTACCCTGCTTAAAAGCCTGAACCGGCTGCTCGACCTGAACGAAGACGTTAAAGTGAACGGACAGGTCTTTTACGACAACGTGGACATTTACAGCCCAGACGTAGACGTGACGGCCGTGCGCACGCGTATCGGCCTGCTGGCGCAAAAACCCTTCCCTCTGCCGATGTCTATTTACGACAACGTGGCCTACGGACCACGTATTCATGGCCTGTCCAACGGCCAATCTATTGACGAGATTGTCGAATCACGCTTGAAAGCCGTTGGTTTGTGGGAGGAGGTATCCGGGCGGTTGAAGGCTCCAGCCGCGGGATTGTCCGTCGGGCAGCAGCAGCGGCTCTGCCTGGCCCGCGCCCTGGCTGTGCAGCCAGACGTGCTGCTTTGCGACGAATCTACCGCTTCGCTGGACCCCATTTCGGCGCGGGGGATTGAAGAGCTGCTGTCCAGTTTTAGAGAGCAGTACACCCTGGTAATGGTCACCCATGACATTGACCAGGCGCGGCGGCTGGCTGATCACGTTGTCTTCATGTGGTTGGGCGAATTGGTGGAGCATGGCCCGGCGAAACGCTTCTTTGCGGAGCCAAAAGAGGCCTTGACGCAGGCTTATCTGGCCCGCGAAATCGGGTAA
- a CDS encoding ATP-binding cassette domain-containing protein, translated as MSIILTNLTKRYDSNVVVNDVSLEVHDGELFVLLGGSGSGKSTILRMIAGLVEPENGRIELNGRDVTYLPPQERGTGFVFQNYSIFRHMTVAQNVEFGLQIRRVPSEKRQQRSAELLELVGLAGLGGRYADQLSGGQQQRVALARALAYEPAVLLLDEPFGALDVKIRAQLRKSLREIQRQLGVTTILVTHDQEEAFELADRIGVVHRGRLVEVGQPEALYHRPRTELAATFIGGGNVIVGRKAGGSIRLGQITLPMPPDAPPHDEGAPVRILFRPETVLLQTEPYTLDQGVHSLGQGEIREMFFTGALQRLTLAVDNLRGARPLSPSPAYGQRTTPIEAARPSDASSEADFQPGRSVWLGLRYFHVLDPAGLKLLIYADDSAAGAVAASFGCRLGQAAGGPVTLLALASAGDQVAETQSRLEKAVSSWLPQLPHLETRVRQGGIEEILREAQAGSYEVVVLGQPTEGADPELAADNHRLQQLLLRFGVSVLLAPAARNQVKRVLICTAGGEPGKSDVRLGGRIARRTGARVTAFHVPPTGSAPKKRERAERHLAQAQASLEALGVISDVKIGEGMVVDAILREAEQGDYDLVVIGAPAPLASQQLVWSDLTGGIVARAKLPLLVVPMEG; from the coding sequence ATGTCTATTATCCTGACTAATCTCACCAAACGCTACGATAGCAACGTGGTGGTTAACGATGTCTCGCTGGAGGTGCACGACGGCGAGTTGTTTGTTTTGCTGGGGGGCAGCGGCAGCGGCAAAAGCACGATTCTGCGTATGATTGCCGGGCTGGTGGAACCGGAGAACGGCCGTATCGAGCTAAACGGCCGTGATGTCACCTACCTGCCTCCTCAGGAACGCGGAACCGGCTTCGTCTTCCAAAACTACTCCATCTTCCGCCACATGACGGTGGCCCAAAACGTGGAGTTTGGCCTGCAAATTCGTCGCGTTCCGTCGGAAAAACGGCAGCAGCGCAGCGCCGAACTACTGGAACTGGTCGGCCTGGCCGGGTTGGGCGGCCGCTATGCCGACCAACTCTCCGGCGGGCAGCAGCAGCGGGTGGCCCTGGCCCGCGCCCTGGCTTACGAACCGGCCGTGCTGCTGCTCGATGAACCTTTTGGCGCGCTGGATGTGAAGATTCGGGCACAACTGCGTAAAAGTCTGCGCGAAATCCAACGGCAACTGGGCGTGACGACCATTTTAGTCACCCACGATCAGGAAGAGGCGTTTGAACTGGCCGACCGTATTGGCGTGGTCCATCGCGGCCGACTGGTTGAAGTTGGTCAGCCGGAGGCGCTCTACCATCGGCCGCGCACAGAGCTGGCCGCCACCTTTATCGGCGGCGGCAACGTCATTGTCGGGCGCAAGGCGGGCGGCAGCATCCGCCTGGGCCAGATCACTCTGCCCATGCCGCCAGACGCGCCGCCCCACGACGAAGGCGCGCCGGTGCGCATTTTGTTCCGGCCGGAGACGGTGCTGCTGCAAACAGAGCCATACACCCTGGACCAGGGCGTCCATAGTTTGGGCCAGGGAGAGATTCGGGAGATGTTTTTTACCGGCGCTTTACAGCGGTTGACGTTGGCGGTGGACAATTTGCGCGGGGCACGGCCGTTATCCCCATCCCCAGCCTACGGCCAACGCACCACGCCCATCGAGGCCGCCCGTCCCAGTGACGCCAGCTCCGAGGCTGATTTTCAACCTGGCCGGTCCGTTTGGTTAGGGCTGCGTTACTTTCATGTGTTAGATCCGGCTGGATTAAAACTGCTCATTTACGCCGATGACTCGGCGGCCGGGGCGGTGGCTGCCTCTTTCGGCTGCCGCCTCGGTCAGGCCGCCGGGGGGCCGGTAACGCTGTTGGCCCTGGCCTCGGCTGGTGACCAGGTGGCCGAAACACAGAGCCGACTGGAAAAAGCAGTATCTTCGTGGCTGCCCCAACTGCCCCACCTGGAGACTCGTGTGCGTCAGGGCGGCATTGAGGAGATTTTGCGGGAAGCCCAGGCAGGCAGTTATGAGGTCGTTGTTTTGGGTCAGCCGACGGAAGGCGCCGACCCGGAACTGGCGGCGGACAACCACCGACTGCAACAACTGCTTCTCCGTTTTGGTGTATCTGTCTTGTTGGCCCCGGCCGCGCGTAATCAGGTGAAACGTGTCCTCATTTGCACGGCCGGCGGTGAGCCGGGTAAAAGCGATGTACGGCTGGGCGGGCGGATTGCCAGACGCACCGGCGCACGAGTGACTGCCTTTCATGTGCCACCGACCGGGTCCGCGCCGAAGAAGCGAGAACGCGCTGAGCGTCATCTGGCACAGGCGCAGGCGTCGCTGGAGGCGCTGGGTGTAATCAGCGATGTGAAAATTGGCGAGGGGATGGTGGTTGATGCGATCTTGCGCGAGGCGGAGCAGGGGGATTACGACCTGGTGGTAATTGGCGCGCCGGCCCCACTGGCGTCGCAGCAGCTTGTCTGGTCTGATCTGACGGGCGGCATTGTTGCCAGGGCCAAACTGCCCCTCCTCGTTGTGCCGATGGAGGGATAA
- a CDS encoding substrate-binding domain-containing protein, with the protein MLKQTMYRKVNWRALARRLFLTGFLLALALYALWPWLPGIGAAPTRTIVLYGFSILGEVMNEGVFPAFAEEWQAQTGEKVEFISAFSSSGTVTNQMIMGVPAEVAILSLELDAQRLVDSGVLAGPTWKGLPHEGVVNRTPFIILVRPDNPKEIADFSDLTRPGIGVVHPDPLTSGGALWAILAEYGSVIHLGGGETAAYNQLLGIWRNVVAQAASARATRTQFESGFGDALITYEQEIVRDRARGRLAAEPVYPQSTILSEHTVVVLDRNITPEQRDLINAFVAFLWSDTAQQIFVEYGFRSIDDSLNAANPDFGVIADPFTVTDLGGWQAAKREIVDAIWRAQVLPELGR; encoded by the coding sequence TTGTTAAAACAGACTATGTACCGTAAAGTAAATTGGCGGGCGCTTGCCCGGCGTTTATTCTTGACTGGCTTTTTACTTGCCCTGGCCCTGTACGCCCTCTGGCCCTGGCTGCCCGGCATCGGCGCCGCGCCCACCCGCACCATCGTTCTCTACGGCTTCAGCATCCTGGGCGAGGTGATGAACGAAGGCGTCTTTCCCGCCTTCGCTGAGGAGTGGCAGGCGCAAACGGGCGAAAAGGTGGAATTCATTTCTGCTTTTTCAAGTTCTGGCACTGTCACCAACCAGATGATCATGGGTGTACCGGCCGAAGTCGCTATCCTATCCCTGGAATTAGACGCCCAGCGGCTGGTGGATAGCGGCGTCCTAGCCGGCCCCACCTGGAAGGGTTTGCCCCATGAAGGCGTAGTCAACCGCACGCCCTTCATCATCCTCGTCCGGCCGGACAACCCCAAAGAGATCGCCGATTTTAGCGACCTGACTCGCCCCGGTATTGGCGTTGTTCATCCTGATCCATTAACCTCGGGTGGGGCGCTGTGGGCGATTTTGGCCGAGTATGGCTCTGTTATCCACCTGGGCGGTGGCGAAACGGCCGCTTACAACCAACTCCTGGGCATCTGGCGCAATGTGGTGGCCCAGGCCGCCTCCGCCCGCGCCACCCGCACCCAGTTCGAGAGCGGCTTCGGCGACGCCTTGATCACCTACGAGCAGGAAATTGTGCGCGACCGGGCGCGCGGCCGGCTGGCCGCCGAGCCGGTCTACCCACAAAGCACCATCCTCAGCGAACACACCGTCGTCGTGTTAGACCGCAACATCACTCCCGAACAACGCGACCTGATAAACGCCTTTGTCGCCTTCCTCTGGAGCGACACGGCGCAGCAAATCTTTGTCGAATACGGCTTCCGCAGCATAGACGATTCCCTGAACGCGGCCAATCCCGACTTCGGCGTCATCGCCGACCCCTTCACTGTCACCGACCTGGGCGGTTGGCAGGCCGCCAAACGGGAGATCGTAGACGCCATCTGGCGCGCCCAAGTCCTGCCGGAGCTTGGGCGATGA
- a CDS encoding sulfate ABC transporter permease subunit, with amino-acid sequence MTTMTTARRSKRFINLVPVGLLLAVLLPLILMPLSAIYVFAIRGGLGNFVRIISAPDAQFALRFSILIAFATAVINGIIGTFAAYVLSKYEFRGREALTVVVNLPVAIPTVVVGTSLLLLWGPIGLLGQFLDPLGIQPMFAPAGVLLAHLFVTFPYMLGSVKPVLDELEVTYEEAAYTIGANRWQTFRYVILPALKGGLFSGSLLTFAHSLGEFGATVIVSGNLRLRTQTAPLYIFAQFEAGNIESANAVAAVLATLSFVLFFILIRFTQRPRGKTV; translated from the coding sequence ATGACGACGATGACAACCGCCAGACGTTCAAAACGTTTCATCAATCTGGTCCCTGTTGGGCTGCTGCTGGCGGTGCTGCTGCCGCTGATCCTGATGCCTTTGTCGGCTATTTATGTCTTTGCCATCCGCGGCGGGCTGGGCAACTTCGTCCGCATCATCAGCGCGCCAGACGCCCAGTTTGCTTTGCGTTTTTCGATATTGATTGCGTTTGCTACGGCCGTTATCAACGGCATCATCGGCACATTCGCCGCCTACGTCCTATCCAAATATGAGTTTCGTGGTCGGGAAGCGTTAACCGTCGTCGTCAACTTACCCGTCGCCATTCCCACCGTCGTCGTTGGCACATCGCTGCTCTTGCTCTGGGGGCCAATTGGTCTGCTCGGCCAATTCCTGGACCCTCTCGGCATCCAGCCGATGTTCGCCCCGGCGGGGGTGCTGTTGGCCCATCTTTTCGTCACCTTCCCCTATATGCTTGGCTCCGTTAAGCCGGTGCTGGATGAATTGGAAGTAACCTACGAGGAAGCAGCTTACACCATCGGGGCCAACCGCTGGCAGACCTTTCGCTACGTCATTCTGCCGGCGCTGAAGGGCGGGCTGTTCTCCGGCAGCTTGCTCACCTTCGCCCATTCGCTGGGCGAGTTTGGCGCGACGGTCATCGTCAGCGGCAACTTGCGCCTGCGCACCCAGACTGCGCCGCTCTACATCTTCGCCCAATTCGAGGCGGGCAATATAGAGTCGGCCAATGCCGTGGCCGCCGTCCTGGCGACACTCTCGTTTGTGCTGTTCTTCATCCTTATTCGCTTCACGCAGCGGCCGCGCGGCAAAACGGTATAA
- a CDS encoding ABC transporter permease subunit, with the protein MSIKRRRKIEEFIFVWLMRLALTSAALVLGLILVIITSRGLQALSWEMISQPPGAAFYLGGGGGILNAIVGSLYLAAGATLLALGIAIPAVMYLHTYARNSRLRHVVRLVLDVLWGIPSIVYGAFGFALMILMGLRASLLAGIIVLALVVLPILARTFDEVLSLSPKELTEATLAMGTTRLELLWVLLRQSLPGLFTAVLLAFSRAIGDAASVLFTAGYTDSLPDSLLRPVASLPLAVFFQLGTPFPEVQARAHASALVLTAIILFISLLAHLSMTRLGRNVIR; encoded by the coding sequence ATGAGTATCAAACGACGCCGAAAAATAGAAGAGTTTATTTTTGTTTGGCTAATGCGCCTGGCGTTGACTTCAGCGGCTCTGGTATTGGGCCTGATCCTGGTTATCATTACCAGTCGCGGTTTGCAGGCGTTAAGCTGGGAGATGATTTCACAGCCGCCGGGAGCCGCTTTCTACCTGGGCGGCGGCGGCGGCATATTGAATGCTATCGTTGGCTCGCTTTATCTGGCGGCCGGGGCGACTCTGTTGGCCTTGGGCATCGCCATCCCGGCCGTTATGTATCTGCACACTTACGCCCGCAACTCGCGGCTGCGCCACGTCGTCCGGCTGGTGCTGGACGTGCTGTGGGGCATCCCCAGCATCGTTTATGGCGCGTTTGGCTTCGCCCTGATGATCTTAATGGGGCTGCGGGCGTCGCTGCTGGCGGGCATTATTGTGTTGGCGCTGGTGGTTTTGCCGATCCTGGCGCGCACCTTTGACGAGGTGCTGTCGCTGTCGCCTAAAGAGTTGACGGAGGCGACGCTGGCGATGGGCACAACCCGCCTGGAGTTGTTGTGGGTTTTATTGCGGCAATCGCTGCCGGGCTTGTTCACGGCCGTTCTCCTGGCTTTTAGTCGGGCGATTGGCGACGCCGCCTCGGTGCTGTTCACCGCCGGTTATACCGACAGCCTGCCCGATTCGCTGCTGCGGCCGGTGGCATCGCTGCCACTAGCCGTCTTTTTTCAGCTTGGCACGCCCTTCCCCGAAGTCCAGGCGCGGGCGCACGCCTCGGCCCTGGTGTTGACGGCCATCATCTTATTCATCAGCCTACTGGCGCACCTATCCATGACCCGGCTCGGCCGCAACGTGATCCGGTAA
- the nrfD gene encoding polysulfide reductase NrfD, whose amino-acid sequence MAETTFDTQSKKRRIQFTWRNTDIFWVVGAVLLLIGSVGLYQRITQGLAPTALGSYVPWGLWVGFYDYLVWLEVGSLLVFTTLVYLVQFKRVARLKPLVLFTGFVVLLMALLIVLLDLGQAMRFWHVLIFPTFSSMITWMVWLHILYMLVLVAELALVLDLLKVEETRKATVLKLLAYLSLPIGMGLIIVSGSVFGVVAARPLWNTSSLPLMFLVSALAAGSGLLLLLTVLFWPDKESTDYVEVVTRLSRITAWFLLAGIFAASVIGFTTLYGGSPSRTAAMQLILTGPFWWSFWIIHVLLGVFIPILLLFIRGHQPKWAGVGAFLSVITFVAVTLNVVIPVLATPELEGLATAFHHTKLNFNYVPNVMEWLTILFVLGLGGVLYGLGLRWLPVMERMK is encoded by the coding sequence ATGGCAGAGACAACATTTGACACGCAGTCCAAAAAACGCCGTATCCAATTTACCTGGCGCAACACCGATATATTTTGGGTGGTTGGCGCTGTTTTGCTTCTTATTGGCTCCGTTGGCCTCTACCAACGGATAACCCAGGGACTGGCCCCCACTGCCCTGGGCAGCTATGTCCCCTGGGGTCTTTGGGTGGGCTTTTACGATTATCTGGTGTGGTTGGAAGTGGGCAGCCTGCTCGTCTTTACAACGTTGGTGTACCTGGTGCAGTTTAAACGTGTGGCGCGGCTCAAGCCGTTGGTCCTCTTCACCGGCTTTGTGGTGTTGTTGATGGCCTTGCTCATTGTTCTTCTGGACCTGGGTCAGGCGATGCGTTTTTGGCACGTGCTGATTTTTCCCACTTTTAGCTCTATGATCACCTGGATGGTGTGGCTGCACATCCTCTATATGTTGGTATTGGTGGCTGAATTGGCGCTGGTGCTAGATCTGCTAAAAGTGGAAGAGACCCGCAAAGCGACAGTTCTGAAACTGCTGGCTTACCTGAGCCTGCCCATAGGGATGGGTTTGATTATCGTCAGCGGGTCGGTTTTTGGCGTGGTGGCGGCACGGCCGTTGTGGAATACCTCCTCCCTGCCTCTCATGTTCCTCGTCTCTGCTCTGGCCGCTGGCAGCGGGCTGCTGCTGCTGCTCACCGTCCTCTTCTGGCCGGACAAAGAATCCACCGACTATGTGGAGGTTGTTACCCGCCTCAGCCGCATCACCGCCTGGTTTTTGTTAGCCGGCATTTTTGCCGCCAGCGTCATCGGCTTCACTACCCTCTATGGCGGCAGCCCATCGCGCACGGCCGCCATGCAGCTCATCCTCACCGGCCCCTTCTGGTGGAGCTTCTGGATCATCCACGTGCTGTTAGGCGTCTTCATTCCCATCTTGCTCCTCTTCATTCGCGGTCATCAACCCAAATGGGCTGGCGTCGGCGCCTTCCTTTCTGTCATCACCTTCGTCGCCGTCACGCTCAACGTGGTGATCCCCGTACTGGCAACGCCGGAACTGGAAGGATTGGCAACCGCCTTCCACCACACCAAACTCAACTTCAACTACGTGCCCAACGTGATGGAATGGTTGACCATCCTTTTCGTCTTGGGCCTCGGCGGCGTCCTCTATGGCCTCGGCCTGCGCTGGCTGCCCGTTATGGAAAGGATGAAGTAG
- a CDS encoding molybdopterin-dependent oxidoreductase produces MKQNGNKQQPEQPNACGLSRRDFLKMSAATGGAAAILGGMGGFARLLAQTEGADTIALHDPANQIYTVCLQCNTGCGIKVKLLDGVAAKIDGNPYSPWTLWPHLPYETPVSEMGGVEGGLCPKGQSGLQSAYDPYRIVSVLKRKPGTKRGEGQWETIAFDKAIEEVVNGGDLFGEGHVDGFKDLYALSDSAVAKQMADAVAKIWGEKDAAKKQDLVTEFKTTFADNLDAMIDPDHPDLGPKNNQFAFIWGRLKNGRGDLFKRFVGDSFGSINANGHTTVCQGSLYFTGKAMSEQWDGSKFSGGSKFYWQTDTANSDFVIYVGANMFEANYGPPQRVPKMTEGLIQGKRYAVVNPRFSKAASKAWRWVPIKPGEDAALALAMIRWVVDNGRYNLPFISNANKAAANANGEATWTTGPWLVKIKDGQPGKFLRGADLELTATRTETNDEGKEVTIYTDPDGVDYTFDPFVVLADGEPVLFDPNSTEAPAYGDPFVDATLNGVAVKSGLQIIYEEATSRTIAEWAEIAGISEQDVVILAREFTSHGTRACADLHRGVSQHTNGFYNVMAWYTLNCLIGNVDHVGGMIKGTTYDYTGAKAKGPFDLGKMINGKNSKFGIDLLRTTTTYEKSTLFGEYPAQRPWFPLATDLYQEDVASMDSMYPYQVKIAMFYMSAINYALPAAHKVIETLADPNKIPLIITSDILVGETSTYADYIFPDLSYLERWELHGTHPSVPWKVENVRNPAISIPGWPTVTVFGEELPMSAEAMMMAIAEKLALPGFGPDGLGEGVPFTRPEHLYLKQVANIAFGEKEDASDTVPEADDEELRLFREARRHLPKSVYDEATWKEAVGGDDSLWRKVVYVMNRGGRYQAHAKAYKSDPTTGAMNVLVSNAYGKQLNLYQEKTATSINTMTGKPFAGYAVYLPPGLSSLGEKIEDAGYDLTLITHKEITMTKARTMSNYWLLAVLPENPVLMNASDAASLGLKDGDLVKIVSASNPDGVWDLQDGTQKPMVSKLKVTQGMRPGVVSFALGFGHWASGAREISINGTKIAGDERRGTGIHANAAMRVDPHLGNVTLQDLAGGSAVFYDTKVKVIKA; encoded by the coding sequence ATGAAACAAAACGGAAACAAGCAACAACCCGAACAACCCAACGCCTGCGGTCTGTCGCGGCGCGATTTTCTAAAAATGTCGGCGGCTACCGGCGGCGCGGCGGCCATTCTCGGTGGTATGGGCGGTTTCGCCCGGCTGCTGGCCCAGACCGAAGGGGCGGATACCATCGCCCTGCACGATCCGGCCAACCAGATTTACACCGTCTGCCTGCAATGCAACACCGGCTGCGGCATTAAGGTGAAGCTGCTGGATGGCGTGGCCGCCAAAATTGACGGCAACCCGTACAGCCCGTGGACGCTGTGGCCTCATCTGCCCTACGAAACGCCCGTCAGCGAAATGGGCGGCGTGGAAGGGGGACTGTGCCCCAAAGGGCAGTCGGGCTTGCAATCAGCCTACGACCCCTACCGCATTGTCAGCGTCCTCAAGCGCAAACCGGGCACAAAACGCGGCGAAGGGCAGTGGGAGACCATCGCTTTTGACAAAGCGATTGAGGAAGTGGTCAATGGCGGCGACCTGTTTGGTGAAGGGCATGTGGACGGCTTCAAAGACCTTTACGCCCTCAGCGATTCGGCTGTCGCCAAGCAGATGGCCGACGCGGTGGCCAAGATTTGGGGCGAGAAAGACGCTGCCAAAAAACAAGACCTGGTGACCGAGTTTAAGACAACTTTTGCCGACAACCTGGATGCGATGATAGACCCCGACCATCCCGATTTGGGACCCAAGAATAATCAGTTCGCCTTTATTTGGGGGCGGCTGAAGAACGGCCGTGGCGACCTTTTCAAGCGCTTCGTCGGTGACAGCTTCGGCTCGATCAACGCCAACGGCCATACCACCGTCTGCCAGGGGTCGCTCTACTTCACCGGCAAGGCGATGAGCGAGCAGTGGGACGGCAGCAAATTCAGCGGCGGCTCCAAGTTTTACTGGCAAACTGATACAGCCAACAGCGACTTTGTTATCTACGTCGGCGCGAACATGTTCGAGGCCAACTATGGCCCGCCGCAGCGTGTGCCCAAAATGACCGAAGGGTTAATTCAGGGTAAGCGGTATGCGGTGGTAAACCCGCGCTTTAGCAAGGCCGCCTCCAAAGCGTGGCGGTGGGTTCCGATTAAGCCGGGTGAGGATGCGGCGCTGGCGTTGGCGATGATCCGGTGGGTGGTGGATAACGGCCGTTACAACCTCCCCTTCATCAGCAACGCCAACAAAGCCGCTGCCAATGCCAACGGCGAAGCCACCTGGACCACCGGCCCCTGGCTGGTGAAAATCAAAGACGGGCAGCCCGGCAAATTCTTGCGCGGCGCCGACCTGGAACTGACCGCCACCCGCACCGAAACCAACGATGAGGGCAAAGAAGTCACCATCTACACCGACCCCGATGGCGTGGATTACACCTTCGACCCCTTCGTCGTCCTGGCCGATGGCGAGCCGGTCCTCTTCGACCCCAACAGCACGGAAGCGCCCGCCTATGGCGATCCCTTTGTAGATGCCACCCTCAACGGCGTCGCCGTCAAGAGCGGCCTGCAAATCATCTACGAAGAAGCCACCTCGCGCACCATCGCTGAATGGGCTGAGATTGCTGGCATCAGCGAGCAAGATGTAGTGATTCTGGCCCGCGAATTCACCAGCCACGGCACCCGCGCCTGCGCCGACCTGCATCGCGGCGTCAGCCAGCACACCAACGGCTTCTACAACGTCATGGCCTGGTACACGCTCAACTGCCTCATCGGCAATGTGGACCACGTTGGCGGTATGATCAAAGGCACAACCTACGATTACACCGGCGCGAAGGCCAAAGGGCCGTTTGATCTGGGCAAGATGATCAACGGCAAGAACAGCAAGTTTGGCATAGACCTCCTGCGCACGACGACCACGTATGAAAAGTCTACCTTGTTTGGGGAATATCCGGCGCAACGGCCGTGGTTCCCCCTGGCGACCGATCTCTACCAGGAAGATGTGGCTTCCATGGACAGCATGTACCCCTACCAGGTGAAGATCGCCATGTTCTACATGAGCGCCATCAACTACGCGCTGCCCGCCGCCCACAAAGTCATCGAAACCCTGGCCGACCCAAACAAAATCCCGCTCATCATCACCAGCGACATTCTGGTGGGCGAAACCTCCACCTACGCCGACTACATCTTCCCCGATCTCTCCTACCTGGAGCGGTGGGAACTGCACGGCACGCATCCCTCCGTGCCCTGGAAAGTGGAGAACGTGCGCAACCCGGCCATCTCCATCCCCGGCTGGCCCACCGTCACCGTCTTCGGCGAAGAACTCCCCATGAGCGCCGAGGCGATGATGATGGCAATTGCCGAAAAGCTGGCCCTGCCCGGTTTTGGCCCCGATGGGTTGGGCGAAGGCGTGCCCTTCACCCGCCCGGAACACCTCTACCTGAAGCAGGTCGCCAACATCGCCTTTGGCGAAAAAGAAGACGCCAGCGACACCGTGCCGGAAGCCGACGACGAAGAACTGCGCCTCTTCCGCGAGGCGCGCCGCCATCTGCCCAAATCGGTCTATGATGAGGCCACCTGGAAAGAAGCAGTGGGCGGCGATGACAGCTTGTGGCGCAAAGTGGTGTACGTAATGAACCGGGGTGGACGTTACCAGGCCCACGCCAAAGCGTACAAAAGCGACCCCACCACCGGCGCGATGAACGTGCTGGTGAGCAACGCCTACGGCAAGCAGCTCAACCTGTACCAGGAAAAGACGGCCACCAGCATCAACACCATGACCGGGAAGCCATTCGCTGGCTATGCCGTCTACCTGCCGCCCGGCCTCTCCTCCCTGGGCGAAAAGATCGAGGACGCGGGCTACGACCTGACGCTCATCACCCACAAGGAGATTACGATGACCAAGGCGCGCACGATGAGCAACTACTGGCTGCTTGCCGTGCTGCCGGAGAACCCGGTGTTGATGAACGCCAGCGATGCTGCCAGTCTGGGGCTGAAAGATGGTGATCTGGTAAAAATCGTCTCTGCCAGCAACCCTGATGGTGTCTGGGATTTGCAGGATGGCACGCAGAAGCCGATGGTGAGCAAGCTGAAGGTGACACAGGGGATGCGTCCGGGTGTGGTCTCCTTTGCTCTGGGGTTTGGCCACTGGGCCAGCGGCGCGCGAGAAATCAGCATCAACGGCACAAAAATTGCCGGGGATGAGCGGCGCGGCACGGGCATTCACGCCAACGCGGCCATGCGCGTAGACCCGCACCTGGGCAACGTGACGCTGCAAGACCTGGCCGGTGGCAGCGCCGTGTTTTATGATACAAAAGTGAAGGTAATAAAGGCGTAG
- a CDS encoding 4Fe-4S dicluster domain-containing protein, whose amino-acid sequence MSLVEEKTTTTGTTAAPDSTRRDFLRTLFGTAGLAAIAATPAGKMLEDKTAVAVFTIAQQTGAVPEIDTNADVITRMNADLARALQKQPAERRWVMVIDLRKCVGCHACTIACVAENKLPPGVVYRPVLEEEWGTYPNVGRRFVPRPCMQCENPPCVPVCPVGATFTNEEGIVEMNYERCIGCRYCITACPYSARTADFGFTYNEGLPIAEGLILGQTTADDYERISNFEYGRGYDRPEGKRSSPIGNARKCHFCQHRIKEGILPACVTTCIGRATYFGDANDPFALVTGLVASPNVMRLKEELGTEPRVYYLT is encoded by the coding sequence ATGTCCCTAGTTGAAGAGAAAACCACCACAACCGGGACGACGGCCGCACCCGACAGCACCCGGCGCGATTTTCTGCGCACCCTGTTTGGTACAGCGGGCCTGGCCGCCATCGCAGCCACCCCCGCCGGGAAAATGCTGGAAGACAAGACGGCCGTTGCCGTCTTCACCATCGCCCAGCAAACCGGCGCCGTCCCCGAAATAGACACCAACGCCGATGTCATCACCCGCATGAACGCCGACCTGGCCCGCGCCCTACAAAAGCAGCCGGCCGAGCGCCGCTGGGTGATGGTCATAGATTTGCGTAAATGCGTCGGCTGCCACGCCTGCACCATCGCCTGCGTGGCTGAAAACAAGCTGCCACCCGGCGTTGTCTATCGCCCCGTCCTCGAAGAAGAGTGGGGGACGTATCCCAACGTTGGCCGCCGCTTTGTGCCGCGCCCCTGTATGCAGTGCGAAAACCCGCCCTGCGTGCCCGTGTGCCCGGTGGGGGCCACCTTCACCAACGAAGAAGGCATTGTGGAGATGAACTACGAGCGCTGCATCGGCTGCCGCTACTGCATCACCGCCTGCCCCTACTCCGCCCGTACCGCCGACTTTGGCTTCACCTATAACGAGGGTCTTCCCATCGCCGAAGGGCTTATTCTCGGCCAAACAACAGCCGACGATTACGAGCGGATCAGCAATTTTGAGTATGGACGGGGTTATGACCGTCCCGAAGGCAAACGCAGTTCCCCTATCGGCAATGCCCGCAAATGCCATTTCTGCCAGCACCGCATCAAAGAAGGTATTTTGCCTGCTTGCGTCACCACCTGCATCGGCCGCGCCACCTACTTCGGTGACGCCAACGACCCCTTCGCTTTGGTGACAGGGTTGGTTGCCAGCCCCAACGTCATGCGTTTGAAAGAAGAATTAGGCACTGAGCCACGAGTCTATTACCTAACTTAA